tctcctgtctctctcctgtctctcctgtctctctcctgtctctctcctgtctctctcttgtctctcctgtctcaactgtctctcctgtctctctcctgtctcagTGAGTTGACGTCTGTCCAtgttttagtaataataatttgggTTTGTCCCTCTGAGACTTGTTGTCTCTGATGTCCTGAAATGTCTGAGGTCATGTGATCGTGGTGCGTTCAGGTGTCTCTCAGGTGaaagttgtatttatttctgtatttatttgaatttcgGATGATTTCCGGATCCCGGTTGTGTTCCTAAACTTCCTGCTGCGTGCGGCGCCTGAACGCATCATTAGTCGGCGTCTCTGGGACAGGACGGCGTGTCCGAGTCCTCCGGGAGGACGAGCGTCTCAtcggctctgtgtgtgtttgtttgtgttcagctCCGTAGAGCGTTCAGGAGCATCCGGAACGCTCTGCCTCAGATCTTCTACGTCTTCCTGCTCTTCATGTTCAGCGTCCTCATCTTCTCCCTCATGGCGCTCAAACTGCTCGGCAAACGGTGAGAGCGCTTCCTGTCGCCGTCTGACGCTTTaaacaaagtcatggaatttcaaaatcacgtcttccaggcctggaaaaggcattgaataagtaaaaagtcattaaatttctgtcaaaaaatggaAGAACAACTTCAAAgaattttataagaaaaaatgacccaaaaatttgcaacaaattagtaaaaagttcaagaaaaatgacccaaagatgTGCAACAATTTACCAAAAAGTAACAtcggaaaaaaagaaagtttaaaatgaCCTGTAAACATGGAGTATAGAATTatgacatttataaatatagtttttgcatcattttctcaaaccttttaaatatctttttttttctttcaatttgtggaacatttcttgttaaattgctcgacgccttttttcaatatttttgaaagaaatcaaaccaatttgctcggaGCTCAAAACACCCGTGAAAAGAttcaaaatcattgaaagttttggaaaagaatttttaaccctttgagaccggCGAAaactggattgatttctttcaaagatgGGAAGACGGCGATGAGCAattcagaagaaaaaatgacccaaaaatttgcaacaaatCAGTAAAActgatgagaaaatgacctgaacataagtgaaaaaagtgctaaaatgaattagaaataaataaataaaaatgttcattattttgaatattacGTTCTTGATAGTTTTCCTCAGTAATTTGAtagttcaaaaataaaaaaaaaatctctttttttgagctaattttctgctcattttcatttcaccttatactcttttatttttggcaattcacaagaaaatagtaaaaaatatgagaaaatgacctgaacataagcaaaacaaagggaaagtaagaaaaaaagatgaataatgtTTAAAGGctcatttctgcttttaaacGTAAAAACCGCAGCTGCGATGTTTGATCGATGCTGTGAATCCGAAGTTCTTCGAGGATCGTTcgtttttttgaagttttataaaaaacaaaactttaaaaaagtgcgtgtttttttttgtgcagcggTCTGAAGACCATCGACGGAGATCCGTACTTCACCAACTACCTGGAGATCGTCTTCGACCTTTACGTCCTCGTCACCACGGCCAACAGCCCCGACGTCATGTGAGACATCAGACAAACGTCCCTCTGTGTCCTCGCTCAGATGTGacggtgacctctgacctcctgaGGAACCACCTTCACTTTCAGTTTCAGccctttaaagtttttaaattttataaaaaaaagtacaaactcagcttacaaatatttaagtatttctttatttttatttcctttagtttttatgcaccaaaatTTCAGATCTGCTTTTATGacttaagataaaataaaataaatataaatattgaatCCTTTTTTTCGATCTGAGTTCTGTATCTTTTTATTCGGTTACTTTCTGTGAGGatgaaaaatgataaagtttttctgtttattccaTCAGTAAGTCGATTGGCTGCGTGTCTGCGGTCACACGTTCCCACAGAAAGAAGAAGTGACTCGTTTAATCTGTTTCATCGgcacgtttttgttttgtgcttctCGTCTGCAGGATGCCGGCGTACAACAGCAGCTTCGTCTTCGCCATCTTCTTCATCTTGTACATCCTCATCAACACCTACATCTTCATGTCCGTCTTCTTGGCCGTCGTCTACAACAACTACAAGAAATACCTGAAGGTACAGCGGCGTCAGCGCGTTACATCTGACTGAAACAttcacgtttttaaaaaaaaagattattaaagTTACGAGAAAGTTCTTAAAACTCGCATTCGTATCAGGCGGCTTCAcctcagcagctgtttgacGAAAAACACCAAACTTTTAAACAGACTGCTGGAAAAGTTACTGTTAGTCAGCATTTCTCTGATTACATGAAACTCATCCAACCTGAGGTACGGTGGCTCTGAGGTGccaaaactgggaaaaaaacccaaaaactgtaaacaaatgACTGTTATTAAATcatattaataaaacatattaacaaaacatcaaacaaaactataagatttttcatgttttcagaatgtgatttttttatataataacaCATAAGGTGTTCAAAGTCTgatggaaatt
This Plectropomus leopardus isolate mb unplaced genomic scaffold, YSFRI_Pleo_2.0 unplaced_scaffold1410, whole genome shotgun sequence DNA region includes the following protein-coding sequences:
- the LOC121964114 gene encoding two pore calcium channel protein 1-like, with protein sequence SASLGQDGVSESSGRTSVSSALCVFVCVQLRRAFRSIRNALPQIFYVFLLFMFSVLIFSLMALKLLGKRGLKTIDGDPYFTNYLEIVFDLYVLVTTANSPDVMMPAYNSSFVFAIFFILYILINTYIFMSVFLAVVYNNYKKYLKEEVRQLVRAKRHKMVRAFAVLQEQREGGGEPVVTQANWTQLVKLVQPDISNAHRELLWSVSDDNNQGCI